The following proteins are encoded in a genomic region of Hymenobacter siberiensis:
- a CDS encoding sporulation protein has translation MLVASLFFGLTACAGTTPQAPRASAPVDTTLKKTAAAPALPAEDVTKYRPAFAAPKVTPIAAIAPAKTTVLPTNHVNAPVEQRLRDQAFTNQNVKYAQGYRLLVYLGLERDQVMAIRRAIIGRYPDETDYITFKSPVYRLYIGDYLTKLEAARAMARLRGLTPKLELETTQVLLNKTP, from the coding sequence ATGCTCGTTGCCTCCCTGTTTTTCGGGCTTACGGCCTGCGCCGGCACTACCCCGCAGGCCCCCCGCGCCAGCGCGCCCGTCGATACCACGCTCAAAAAAACCGCTGCCGCGCCCGCTCTACCCGCCGAGGACGTGACGAAGTATCGCCCCGCGTTTGCCGCGCCCAAAGTCACGCCCATCGCGGCCATCGCGCCCGCCAAAACAACCGTGCTGCCCACCAACCACGTCAACGCCCCGGTAGAGCAGCGCCTGCGCGACCAGGCCTTCACCAACCAGAACGTGAAGTATGCTCAGGGCTACCGCTTGCTGGTGTACCTCGGCCTGGAGCGCGACCAGGTGATGGCCATTCGGCGCGCCATTATCGGCCGCTACCCCGATGAGACGGACTACATTACCTTCAAATCGCCGGTCTACCGTCTTTATATCGGCGACTACCTCACCAAGCTGGAGGCTGCCCGCGCCATGGCCCGCCTGCGTGGTCTCACCCCCAAGCTGGAGCTCGAAACCACGCAAGTGCTGCTGAACAAGACCCCGTAG
- a CDS encoding AAA family ATPase, translating to MENDIKFLRIQNFKSIKDVTLHPRRVNLIIGEPNVGKSNLLEAMTLLGGITYEQTEKFMGSFIRYEEPRQLFYDNLVGNTIKVETDRDVAVLLFESKSKQFEYLFCDKELHNELLKRFPPTTSNRSTLASHASVLSKIPFEHIKLEMHNGFAAKNILYTTFNNASFSSVKIKSDFTDFGANLNTGSLPRNYAFIKNTFINQETGDAYLNPPSGNNLIEIIQAYTLLRAEIAQMFERYGQKLQLRMDEHRLEIIKDQDGIIYSYPYSSVADTLQRIIFYLAAIESNDDAVLLFEEPEAHSFPVYVSKLGRRIVESTNNQFFIDTHSPYLITEILETMLTDDAQAGELAMFAAYYEDHQTKVHQLSDEEIRSIRADGIDVFYNMKRFTTGAASNA from the coding sequence ATGGAAAACGACATCAAGTTCCTGCGCATCCAGAATTTCAAGTCCATCAAGGACGTCACGCTCCACCCCCGCCGCGTGAACCTTATTATCGGCGAGCCGAATGTGGGCAAATCAAACCTGCTGGAAGCTATGACGCTGCTGGGCGGCATCACCTACGAGCAGACCGAGAAGTTCATGGGCAGCTTCATCCGGTACGAAGAGCCCCGGCAGCTGTTTTATGATAACCTGGTGGGGAATACGATTAAGGTGGAGACGGATAGGGATGTGGCAGTTTTGCTGTTTGAAAGTAAGAGTAAACAGTTTGAATATTTGTTTTGCGATAAGGAACTTCACAACGAACTGCTTAAACGTTTCCCTCCCACAACTAGCAATAGAAGCACTTTGGCTAGTCATGCCAGTGTATTATCCAAGATTCCTTTTGAGCATATAAAACTGGAAATGCATAATGGGTTTGCTGCTAAAAACATCCTTTATACAACATTCAATAACGCAAGCTTTTCCAGCGTTAAAATCAAATCAGACTTTACTGATTTTGGTGCCAATCTCAATACAGGCTCACTTCCGCGCAATTACGCATTTATAAAAAACACTTTCATTAACCAAGAGACAGGTGATGCTTATCTAAACCCGCCTAGTGGCAATAATTTAATCGAAATCATCCAAGCTTACACCCTGTTACGGGCAGAAATTGCGCAAATGTTCGAGCGCTACGGCCAGAAGCTCCAGCTTCGCATGGACGAGCACCGCCTCGAAATCATCAAGGACCAGGACGGCATTATCTACTCCTACCCCTATTCCAGCGTAGCCGATACCCTGCAACGCATCATATTCTACCTCGCGGCCATCGAGAGCAACGACGACGCAGTATTGCTGTTCGAGGAGCCCGAGGCCCACTCCTTCCCGGTGTATGTATCGAAGCTGGGCCGGCGCATCGTGGAGAGCACCAATAATCAGTTTTTCATCGACACGCATAGCCCCTACCTCATCACTGAGATACTGGAAACGATGCTCACCGACGACGCGCAGGCCGGCGAGCTGGCCATGTTTGCGGCCTACTACGAGGACCACCAGACCAAGGTGCACCAGCTCAGCGACGAGGAAATTCGCAGCATCCGCGCCGATGGCATCGATGTATTCTACAACATGAAGCGGTTCACGACCGGCGCGGCCTCCAATGCCTGA
- the secA gene encoding preprotein translocase subunit SecA, giving the protein MFDFLGKTVAKIFGSKSERDLKEIVPYVALINAEYAKLAGLTDDQLRDQTDVVRARIAERLAGLDGQIAGLHQQIDTQPQLDVAQKEVLFEQIDALEKQRNKDLEAVLLEVLPTAFAIVKDTARRYKDNGQLVVTANDRDREYATTHGNVTFEGDKAIWSNKWLAAGAEIVWDMVHYDVQLIGGVVLHQGKISEMATGEGKTLVSTLPSFLNALSKRGVHLVTVNDYLAKRDSEWNAPLFEFHGITVDCIDKHQPNTPERRAAYQADITYGTNNEFGFDYLRDNMARDPEELVQRKHHFAMVDEVDSVLIDDARTPLIISGPVPRGDVHEFYQLKPRIQRIVDEQKKVVQAYLVEARKQIAAGKTGVEPGDKNGEGGLMLFRAHRGLPKSKPLIKYLSEPGIRAILLATENHYLADNSRQMPKADETLFFTIDEKNNQIELTEKGLDLITAQGEDPQLFIMPDIGMAIADIEKNTGLSAEDKLQQKEKLMSDYNEKSERVHTVNQLLKAYTLFEKDDQYILTDDGKVKIVDEQTGRVMEGRRYSDGLHQAIEAKENVRVEDATQTYATVTLQNYFRMYHKLCGMTGTAETEAGEFWEIYKLDVVVIPTNRVISRQDSDDQVYKTVREKYNAVALEIQKLVEAGRPVLVGTTSVEISELMSRMLKLRGIQHQVLNAKQNQREAEIVAAAGYPGTVTIATNMAGRGTDIKLRETSKASGGLAIIGTERHESRRVDRQLRGRAGRQGDPGTSQFFVSLEDNLMRLFGSDRIAKLMDRMGMEEGEVIQHSMITNSIERAQKKVEENNFGTRKRLLEYDDVMNAQREVVYKRRRNALHGDRMEVDILNMIYDVSEDIAAGHKITGDFEDFKLNVIKVFGYDTYLSAQDLTSLQVPALTQKLYDEALGYFQSKNEHIASNSLPLVNDLLSNGAPYENIAVPFTDGKKQIQAIANLRRAQATGGHDILRQMEKVVVLSVIDTAWTQHLRQMDDLKQVVQNAVYEQKDPLLVYKFESFELFKRMIGKVNEETTAFLFHADVPVQQGAVGTNEEQDYYLEDEEPQPQLTVEHESNLDSLGAGPEDIGPDYQSPQVAEKQVPVRSQKIANRNDKVNVQYMDGTVKRDVKYKSVEQDVESGRAVLVD; this is encoded by the coding sequence ATGTTTGACTTCCTAGGCAAGACCGTCGCCAAAATATTCGGCTCCAAGTCGGAGCGTGATTTAAAGGAAATCGTGCCCTACGTGGCGCTGATTAATGCCGAATATGCCAAACTGGCCGGTTTGACCGATGACCAGCTGCGCGACCAGACCGATGTTGTGCGCGCTCGCATTGCCGAGCGCCTCGCCGGTCTCGACGGGCAGATTGCCGGCTTGCATCAGCAAATCGACACCCAGCCGCAGCTGGACGTGGCGCAGAAGGAAGTATTATTCGAGCAGATTGACGCGCTGGAAAAGCAGCGCAACAAGGACCTCGAAGCGGTGCTGCTGGAGGTGCTGCCGACGGCCTTCGCCATTGTGAAGGATACCGCCCGCCGCTACAAAGACAACGGCCAGCTCGTGGTAACCGCCAATGACCGCGACCGCGAATATGCCACCACGCACGGCAATGTGACCTTCGAGGGCGATAAGGCCATCTGGAGTAACAAATGGCTGGCTGCTGGCGCCGAAATCGTCTGGGACATGGTGCACTACGACGTGCAGCTGATTGGCGGCGTGGTGCTGCATCAGGGTAAAATCTCGGAAATGGCCACGGGTGAGGGCAAAACGCTGGTTTCAACGTTGCCTTCGTTCCTAAATGCGCTGTCGAAGCGCGGGGTGCACCTTGTTACTGTCAACGACTACCTGGCCAAGCGGGACTCCGAATGGAACGCGCCGCTGTTCGAATTCCACGGTATCACCGTGGACTGCATCGACAAGCACCAGCCCAACACGCCGGAGCGCCGCGCCGCCTATCAAGCCGACATTACCTACGGCACCAACAACGAGTTCGGCTTCGACTACCTGCGCGATAACATGGCGCGCGACCCCGAAGAATTGGTGCAGCGCAAGCACCATTTCGCGATGGTCGACGAAGTGGACTCCGTGCTGATTGACGATGCGCGGACGCCGCTCATCATCTCGGGTCCGGTGCCGCGCGGCGATGTGCACGAGTTCTACCAGCTCAAGCCGCGCATCCAGCGCATCGTGGATGAGCAGAAAAAGGTGGTGCAGGCCTACCTCGTGGAAGCCCGCAAGCAGATTGCAGCCGGTAAAACCGGGGTGGAGCCGGGCGACAAAAACGGCGAGGGTGGCCTCATGCTGTTCCGCGCCCACCGCGGCCTGCCCAAGAGCAAGCCCCTCATCAAGTACCTCTCGGAGCCCGGCATCCGCGCCATATTGCTGGCTACCGAGAACCACTACCTGGCCGACAACTCGCGCCAGATGCCCAAGGCTGATGAAACGCTGTTCTTCACCATTGACGAGAAGAACAACCAGATTGAACTGACCGAAAAAGGCCTGGATTTGATTACGGCGCAGGGCGAAGACCCGCAGCTGTTCATCATGCCCGACATCGGCATGGCCATTGCCGACATCGAGAAGAACACCGGCCTCAGCGCCGAAGACAAGCTCCAGCAGAAGGAAAAGCTGATGAGCGACTACAACGAAAAAAGCGAGCGGGTGCACACCGTGAACCAGCTGCTGAAAGCCTATACGCTGTTTGAGAAAGACGACCAGTACATCCTGACCGACGACGGCAAGGTGAAAATCGTGGACGAGCAGACCGGCCGCGTCATGGAAGGCCGCCGCTATTCCGACGGCCTGCACCAGGCCATCGAGGCCAAGGAAAATGTGCGCGTGGAAGACGCCACCCAGACCTACGCTACCGTGACGCTGCAGAACTACTTCCGCATGTACCACAAGCTGTGCGGCATGACTGGTACGGCCGAAACCGAAGCCGGCGAATTCTGGGAAATCTACAAGCTCGACGTGGTGGTGATTCCCACCAACCGGGTGATTTCGCGCCAGGACTCCGACGACCAGGTGTACAAAACGGTGCGTGAGAAATACAATGCCGTGGCCCTAGAAATCCAGAAGTTGGTAGAAGCCGGCCGCCCCGTGCTGGTAGGTACCACGTCGGTAGAAATTTCCGAGCTGATGTCGCGCATGCTGAAGCTGCGCGGCATCCAGCACCAGGTGCTCAATGCCAAGCAAAACCAGCGCGAGGCCGAGATTGTGGCCGCCGCCGGCTACCCTGGCACCGTAACCATCGCCACGAACATGGCCGGCCGGGGTACTGACATTAAGCTGCGCGAAACCTCTAAGGCGTCGGGTGGCCTGGCCATCATCGGCACCGAGCGCCACGAAAGCCGCCGGGTAGACCGCCAGCTGCGGGGCCGTGCCGGCCGCCAGGGCGACCCCGGCACCTCGCAGTTCTTCGTGAGCCTGGAGGACAACCTAATGCGCCTGTTCGGCTCTGACCGTATTGCCAAGCTGATGGACCGCATGGGCATGGAAGAGGGCGAAGTGATTCAGCACTCGATGATTACTAACTCCATCGAGCGCGCCCAGAAGAAAGTGGAGGAGAACAACTTCGGCACGCGTAAGCGCCTGCTGGAGTACGATGACGTGATGAACGCCCAGCGCGAAGTGGTGTATAAGCGCCGCCGCAACGCCCTGCACGGCGACCGCATGGAAGTCGATATCCTCAACATGATTTACGACGTGAGCGAGGACATCGCCGCCGGCCACAAAATCACGGGCGACTTCGAGGATTTCAAGCTGAACGTTATTAAGGTATTCGGCTACGATACTTACCTCTCGGCGCAGGATTTGACCAGCCTGCAGGTGCCGGCCCTGACCCAGAAGCTGTACGACGAGGCCCTGGGCTACTTCCAGAGCAAGAACGAGCACATCGCCAGTAACTCGCTGCCGCTGGTGAACGACTTGCTGAGCAATGGCGCGCCCTACGAGAACATCGCCGTGCCCTTCACTGACGGCAAGAAGCAGATTCAGGCCATTGCCAACCTGCGCCGCGCCCAGGCTACCGGCGGCCACGACATCCTCCGCCAGATGGAGAAAGTGGTGGTGCTAAGCGTAATTGACACTGCTTGGACCCAGCACCTGCGCCAGATGGACGACCTGAAACAGGTGGTGCAAAACGCGGTGTACGAGCAGAAAGACCCGCTGCTGGTGTATAAGTTCGAGAGCTTCGAGCTGTTTAAGCGCATGATTGGCAAGGTGAACGAGGAGACGACGGCCTTCCTCTTCCACGCCGACGTGCCGGTACAGCAAGGTGCCGTGGGCACGAACGAGGAGCAGGACTACTACCTCGAAGACGAGGAGCCCCAGCCCCAGCTCACCGTGGAGCACGAGAGCAACCTCGACTCGCTCGGGGCCGGCCCCGAAGATATCGGCCCCGATTACCAATCGCCCCAGGTAGCCGAGAAGCAAGTGCCTGTGCGCAGCCAAAAAATAGCCAATCGCAACGATAAAGTGAACGTGCAATACATGGACGGCACCGTGAAGCGCGACGTGAAATACAAGTCTGTGGAGCAGGACGTGGAAAGCGGCCGCGCCGTGCTGGTGGACTAG
- the glf gene encoding UDP-galactopyranose mutase: protein MFDYLIVGAGFAGSVLAERLATRSNKKVLIIDKRSHIAGNAYDHYNEDGILVHKYGPHIFHTNSKDVFEYLGNFTDWRPYEHRVLASVDGQHVPMPINLDTINKLYGLNLTSFEVEEFFASVAEQVDVIKTSEDVVVSKVGRELYNKFFKNYTNKQWGLDPSQLDKSVTSRVPTRTNRDDRYFTDTYQAMPLHGYTRMFENMLNHPNIKVMLNTDYHEIMDFIPFKEMIFTGPVDEYFDFKFGKLPYRSLEFRHETLNKEKHLAAPVVNYPNDNLYTRITEFKALTGQEHPKTAIVYEYPQAEGDPYYPIPMPENAELYSKYKKLADETSGVHFVGRLATYKYYNMDQVVAQALTLYKKLTEKENVSKPVLPAISGSTALVEKLISRSPKQE from the coding sequence ATGTTTGATTACCTCATCGTTGGAGCCGGTTTTGCCGGTAGCGTGCTGGCCGAGCGGCTGGCCACCCGCAGCAACAAAAAAGTCCTTATAATTGACAAGCGCAGCCACATTGCCGGCAACGCCTACGACCATTACAACGAGGACGGTATTCTGGTGCACAAGTATGGCCCGCACATCTTTCACACCAATTCAAAAGACGTGTTCGAGTACCTGGGCAACTTCACCGACTGGCGTCCCTACGAGCACCGCGTGCTCGCCTCCGTGGATGGCCAGCACGTGCCGATGCCCATCAACCTCGACACCATCAACAAGCTCTACGGCCTGAACCTGACCAGCTTCGAGGTGGAAGAATTCTTCGCCTCCGTAGCCGAGCAGGTCGATGTCATCAAGACGTCGGAAGACGTGGTGGTGAGCAAAGTAGGCCGCGAGCTATACAACAAATTCTTTAAGAACTACACCAACAAGCAGTGGGGCCTCGACCCCTCGCAGCTCGATAAGTCCGTGACCAGCCGCGTGCCCACCCGTACTAACCGCGACGACCGGTACTTCACCGACACCTATCAGGCCATGCCCCTGCACGGCTACACCCGGATGTTTGAGAACATGCTCAACCACCCAAATATCAAGGTGATGCTGAACACGGATTACCACGAAATCATGGACTTCATTCCTTTTAAGGAAATGATTTTCACCGGTCCGGTAGATGAGTATTTCGACTTCAAGTTCGGCAAGCTGCCCTACCGCTCCCTCGAATTCCGGCACGAAACCTTGAACAAGGAGAAACACCTCGCCGCGCCCGTGGTGAACTACCCCAACGACAACCTCTATACGCGCATCACCGAGTTCAAGGCCCTCACCGGCCAGGAGCACCCCAAAACGGCCATTGTGTACGAATACCCGCAGGCCGAAGGCGACCCGTACTACCCCATCCCGATGCCCGAAAATGCCGAGCTGTACAGCAAGTACAAGAAGCTGGCCGACGAAACGTCGGGCGTGCATTTTGTCGGTCGCCTCGCCACCTATAAGTATTACAACATGGACCAGGTGGTGGCCCAGGCCCTAACGCTCTACAAGAAACTGACCGAGAAGGAAAACGTCAGCAAGCCCGTCCTGCCCGCCATTTCCGGCAGCACCGCGCTGGTCGAGAAGCTGATAAGCCGCTCGCCGAAGCAAGAGTAG
- a CDS encoding MarR family winged helix-turn-helix transcriptional regulator encodes MATPPEPSAKNSLLKLENQLCFPFYAVSRLLTKAYQPLLQALDLTYPQYLVFLLLWEHEKLTVKELGEKLLLDSGTLTPLLKRMEQKQWLSRRRDPRDERSVIIALLPAGRALEARADQIPLLMLDKMQMSEGEITALRTHLTHLLTQLA; translated from the coding sequence ATGGCAACTCCTCCTGAACCGTCCGCTAAGAACTCACTGCTGAAGCTAGAAAACCAGCTGTGCTTCCCGTTCTATGCCGTTTCGCGGCTGCTCACCAAGGCCTATCAGCCGCTGTTGCAGGCTCTCGACCTTACCTACCCGCAGTATCTCGTGTTTCTGCTGCTATGGGAGCACGAGAAGCTCACGGTGAAGGAGTTGGGTGAAAAGCTGCTGCTCGACTCGGGCACGCTCACACCGCTGCTCAAGCGCATGGAGCAGAAGCAGTGGCTCAGCCGCCGCCGCGACCCGCGCGACGAGCGGTCGGTTATCATCGCGCTGCTGCCGGCAGGCCGGGCCCTCGAAGCCCGGGCCGACCAGATTCCGCTGCTCATGCTCGACAAGATGCAGATGTCGGAAGGCGAGATAACGGCCCTGCGCACCCACCTAACCCATTTACTTACCCAGTTGGCTTAG
- a CDS encoding GNAT family N-acetyltransferase: MHLRALEPDDLEFLYALENDPDIWGVSDTLAPVSRHALREYLAHAGADLYVVRQLRLVITTEIGSLAVGVVDLFDFDPLHLRAGVGITILASERRHGYARQALELLKNYARQLLRLHQIYATVGTDNTASLKLFRAAGFRRVGIRHGWLRTATGWQDAVEWQCLLQLYAGI, encoded by the coding sequence ATGCACCTGCGCGCCCTCGAACCCGACGACCTCGAATTTCTCTACGCCCTCGAAAACGACCCCGACATCTGGGGCGTGTCGGATACGCTGGCGCCGGTGTCGCGCCACGCCCTGCGCGAATACCTGGCGCATGCCGGCGCGGATTTATACGTAGTGCGCCAGCTGCGGCTGGTGATTACTACTGAGATAGGTAGCCTTGCCGTGGGTGTGGTGGACCTTTTTGACTTCGACCCGCTGCACCTGCGGGCGGGTGTGGGCATCACCATTCTGGCCAGCGAGCGCCGCCACGGCTATGCCCGCCAGGCCCTGGAGCTGCTGAAAAACTACGCCCGCCAGCTGCTGCGCCTGCACCAGATTTACGCGACTGTAGGCACTGATAATACCGCGAGTTTGAAGCTGTTTCGGGCCGCTGGCTTTCGGCGCGTGGGCATTCGGCACGGTTGGCTGCGCACCGCCACCGGCTGGCAGGATGCCGTGGAATGGCAGTGCCTGCTCCAGCTTTATGCCGGGATATAA
- a CDS encoding M20 metallopeptidase family protein, with protein MSDTLIPRIQQLAVAHAADTVALRQHLHAHPELSFEEVNTAAFVTRELTKLGLTPQPIANTGVVALIEGLPGGPTIALRADMDALPITEASDVPYKSTNPGVMHACGHDVHTASLLGAARILNELKGEFKGTVKLMFQPGEERLPGGASLMIKEGVLENPAVGQVLGQHVFPHLPAGKIGLRPGRYMASTDELYLTIKGKGGHGAMPEMNLDPVLVAAHIIVAAQQIVSRRANPKIPSVLSFGKVIANGATNVIPNEVYIEGTFRTLNEEWRAEAHQHLRKLCEGLADSMGAVCELEIRVGYPYLENEPALTARVRAAAEEYLGPENVVELDQWMAAEDFAYFSQAAPACFYRLGTRHADGRFAASVHTPTFDIDEQALTTGPGLMAWLAIKELGQ; from the coding sequence ATGTCCGACACCCTCATCCCCCGCATCCAGCAGCTCGCCGTTGCCCACGCTGCCGATACCGTAGCCCTGCGCCAGCACCTGCACGCGCACCCCGAGCTTTCCTTTGAGGAAGTGAACACCGCCGCCTTCGTTACACGGGAGCTGACGAAGCTGGGCCTCACGCCGCAGCCCATTGCCAATACCGGCGTGGTGGCCCTCATCGAAGGCTTGCCTGGCGGCCCCACCATTGCCCTGCGGGCCGATATGGATGCGCTGCCCATCACCGAAGCCAGCGACGTGCCCTACAAATCGACCAACCCCGGCGTGATGCACGCCTGCGGGCACGACGTGCACACGGCCTCGCTGCTGGGCGCGGCCCGCATCCTCAATGAGCTGAAAGGCGAGTTTAAAGGCACTGTGAAGCTCATGTTTCAGCCCGGCGAGGAGCGCCTGCCCGGCGGCGCTTCGCTGATGATAAAGGAGGGGGTCCTGGAGAATCCGGCCGTGGGCCAAGTACTTGGGCAGCATGTATTTCCGCACCTGCCGGCCGGTAAAATTGGCCTGCGCCCCGGCCGCTACATGGCCAGCACCGATGAGCTCTACCTCACCATCAAGGGCAAGGGTGGCCACGGCGCCATGCCCGAAATGAACCTTGACCCCGTGCTGGTGGCCGCCCACATCATCGTGGCCGCCCAGCAGATTGTGAGCCGCCGCGCCAACCCCAAAATCCCCTCGGTGCTGAGCTTCGGCAAGGTCATTGCCAACGGCGCCACCAACGTTATTCCCAACGAAGTGTACATCGAAGGCACCTTCCGTACCCTGAATGAGGAATGGCGCGCCGAGGCCCACCAGCACCTGCGCAAGCTCTGCGAAGGCCTGGCCGACAGCATGGGCGCGGTGTGCGAGCTCGAAATCCGGGTGGGCTACCCGTACCTGGAAAACGAGCCCGCCCTCACGGCCCGCGTACGCGCCGCCGCCGAAGAGTACCTCGGCCCCGAAAACGTAGTGGAGCTCGACCAGTGGATGGCCGCCGAGGACTTCGCCTACTTCTCGCAGGCCGCACCGGCCTGCTTCTACCGCCTTGGCACACGCCACGCCGATGGCCGCTTCGCCGCCTCCGTGCACACGCCCACCTTCGACATCGACGAGCAGGCGCTCACCACCGGCCCCGGCCTCATGGCCTGGCTGGCAATAAAGGAGTTGGGGCAGTAG
- the deoC gene encoding deoxyribose-phosphate aldolase, with translation MTLAARIDHTLLRPDCTEAQIIQLCEEAAAHGFATVCVPPCYVALATAKLEGAAVGICTVVGFPLGYATSAVKFKEAEVALYDGATELDMVINISALKSGKADAIQAEILDLADLCHVHQALLKVIIETALLTEEEIILACRLCVEGEADFVKTSTGFASRGASVADTALLRRVLPDTVRIKAAGGIRTREAALALVAAGADRIGASNSLAMIAETDEPNAA, from the coding sequence ATGACCCTCGCTGCCCGAATCGACCACACCCTGCTGCGCCCCGATTGCACGGAAGCGCAAATCATTCAGCTCTGCGAAGAGGCCGCCGCCCACGGCTTCGCCACGGTGTGCGTACCGCCCTGCTACGTGGCCCTGGCTACGGCTAAGCTGGAAGGTGCGGCGGTGGGCATTTGCACTGTGGTGGGGTTTCCGCTGGGCTACGCCACCTCGGCCGTGAAGTTCAAGGAAGCCGAAGTGGCGCTCTATGACGGGGCCACGGAGCTCGACATGGTTATCAACATCTCGGCCCTGAAATCGGGCAAGGCTGACGCCATTCAGGCCGAAATTCTGGATTTGGCCGATTTGTGCCACGTCCATCAGGCCCTGCTCAAGGTTATCATCGAAACGGCCTTGCTCACGGAGGAGGAGATTATACTGGCCTGCCGCCTGTGCGTGGAAGGCGAGGCCGACTTCGTGAAAACCTCCACCGGCTTTGCCAGCCGGGGCGCGTCGGTGGCCGATACTGCGCTTCTGCGCCGCGTACTGCCCGATACCGTACGCATCAAGGCCGCCGGGGGCATCCGCACCCGCGAAGCCGCGCTGGCCCTGGTGGCGGCCGGGGCCGACCGTATCGGCGCATCCAATAGCCTGGCCATGATTGCTGAAACCGATGAACCGAATGCTGCCTAA
- a CDS encoding glycosyltransferase family 1 protein: MPPSSTVEVPLRASATAARPSESAAENNAPYTLPDLVCFAHLHWDFVWQRPQHLLSRFAQYGRVFYVEDAFCHNDNLVEPHVEIKLRDNGVKVVVVHLPARLREDEAAADQAQFEVLSHYFAEQSVTNYVFWYYTPMALGKSRQFTPKLTVYDCMDELAAFKFAPPELKKREQELFAKADLVFTGGHTLYEAKREQHPDAHPFPSSIDKAHFGQARGPMAEPADQAGIAHPRIGFFGVVDERLDIELLRELAQNHAEWQFVIIGPVVKIDPATLPRTPNVHYLGGKDYKELPAYLKGWDVATLLFADNESTKFISPTKTPEYLAAGNPVVSTPIRDVVRPYGDLKLVHIADNAADFGAAIAKALTQRTDADWRQRTDDYLATISWDQTWQQMVKLMQARLGAKKPDASTTMTGVPLMPTKVSEVTLPPIV; the protein is encoded by the coding sequence ATGCCCCCTTCTTCGACGGTGGAAGTGCCTTTGCGCGCCTCTGCCACCGCTGCCCGGCCCAGCGAATCAGCTGCCGAAAATAACGCCCCTTATACGTTGCCCGACCTGGTGTGCTTTGCGCACTTGCATTGGGATTTCGTGTGGCAGCGCCCCCAGCACTTGCTGTCGCGCTTTGCCCAATACGGCCGGGTGTTTTATGTCGAAGACGCTTTCTGCCACAACGACAACCTGGTTGAGCCGCACGTTGAAATCAAGCTTCGCGACAACGGCGTGAAAGTGGTGGTGGTGCACCTGCCCGCGCGCCTGCGCGAAGACGAAGCCGCCGCCGACCAGGCCCAGTTCGAAGTCCTGAGTCACTATTTTGCCGAGCAGAGCGTCACGAACTACGTGTTCTGGTACTACACGCCCATGGCCCTGGGCAAGTCGCGCCAGTTCACGCCCAAGCTCACCGTGTATGACTGCATGGACGAGCTGGCGGCCTTCAAGTTTGCCCCGCCCGAGCTCAAAAAGCGCGAGCAGGAGCTCTTCGCCAAAGCCGACCTGGTGTTCACCGGCGGGCACACGCTCTACGAAGCCAAGCGCGAGCAGCACCCCGACGCGCACCCCTTCCCGAGCAGCATCGACAAAGCCCATTTTGGCCAGGCGCGGGGCCCCATGGCCGAGCCCGCCGACCAGGCCGGCATTGCGCACCCGCGCATCGGCTTTTTCGGCGTGGTGGACGAGCGGCTGGATATTGAGCTGCTGCGCGAGCTGGCGCAGAACCACGCCGAGTGGCAGTTTGTCATCATCGGCCCGGTGGTGAAGATTGACCCGGCTACCCTGCCGCGCACGCCCAACGTGCATTACCTCGGCGGCAAGGATTATAAGGAACTGCCTGCCTATTTAAAGGGTTGGGACGTAGCCACTCTGCTGTTTGCTGATAACGAAAGCACGAAGTTTATTTCGCCTACCAAAACGCCCGAATACCTCGCCGCCGGCAACCCCGTAGTGAGCACGCCCATCCGCGACGTGGTGCGGCCCTACGGCGACCTCAAGCTGGTGCACATTGCCGATAACGCCGCCGATTTCGGCGCCGCCATCGCCAAGGCCCTCACCCAGCGCACCGACGCCGACTGGCGGCAGCGCACCGATGATTACCTGGCCACCATTTCCTGGGACCAGACCTGGCAGCAGATGGTGAAACTGATGCAGGCGCGCCTGGGTGCCAAAAAGCCCGATGCTTCCACCACCATGACCGGTGTGCCGCTCATGCCCACCAAAGTATCGGAAGTAACGCTGCCGCCCATCGTCTAG